One stretch of Planctomycetaceae bacterium DNA includes these proteins:
- a CDS encoding energy-coupling factor ABC transporter permease, translated as MSLPLAMHMADGLLSKEVAFVTLLLAGAALALASRKGRSLAAEKMPVMGVMGAFVFAAQMINFPILPGVSGHLAGGVLLAIVLGPWAAVIVMAAVLIVQSLLFQDGGLLALGCNIINMGVVPCLLGAWIYRHVGAGANARPWRRYLATWAACLAGVTAGAALVPLEVYASGVLQIPLGRFTAVMIGLHLLIALVEGLITFTVLAYLQRVRPAVLGQACPEGALPCAALNIKAVAASIIITALFLAGVVSWFASPHDDGLEAALQSQHSPAAQATTDPLVQSVQAWHEKIAPMPDYSLGGAAGAAEEEVYPKVDARGSVAGIIGTIATLALLLGVSIVLKRPRGRGARRGAAPLGDAV; from the coding sequence ATGAGCCTGCCCCTGGCGATGCACATGGCCGATGGTCTGTTGAGTAAGGAAGTCGCCTTCGTTACGCTGCTGCTGGCGGGGGCGGCGTTGGCTCTTGCCAGTCGCAAAGGACGCTCGCTGGCGGCAGAGAAAATGCCCGTCATGGGCGTCATGGGGGCGTTTGTCTTTGCCGCCCAGATGATCAACTTTCCCATCCTGCCCGGCGTCAGCGGGCACCTCGCCGGCGGCGTGCTGCTGGCGATCGTGCTGGGGCCCTGGGCGGCGGTCATCGTGATGGCCGCGGTGCTGATCGTGCAGTCGCTGCTGTTCCAGGACGGCGGGCTGCTGGCGTTGGGGTGCAACATCATCAACATGGGCGTCGTGCCATGCCTGCTGGGGGCCTGGATCTACCGCCACGTCGGCGCAGGCGCAAACGCCAGACCCTGGCGGCGATACCTGGCCACCTGGGCGGCGTGCCTGGCCGGCGTAACCGCTGGCGCGGCCTTGGTCCCCCTGGAGGTCTATGCCTCCGGCGTGCTGCAGATTCCCCTGGGGCGGTTCACTGCCGTCATGATCGGCCTGCACTTGCTCATTGCCCTGGTGGAGGGTCTGATCACGTTTACCGTGCTGGCATACCTGCAGCGAGTACGCCCGGCGGTGCTTGGGCAGGCTTGCCCCGAGGGGGCGCTGCCCTGCGCGGCGCTAAACATCAAGGCAGTTGCCGCCTCGATCATCATCACGGCGTTGTTCCTGGCCGGCGTGGTGAGTTGGTTCGCCTCGCCGCATGATGACGGTCTTGAAGCGGCCCTGCAAAGCCAGCATTCTCCTGCCGCTCAGGCCACGACCGACCCGCTCGTCCAGAGCGTGCAGGCCTGGCACGAGAAGATCGCCCCGATGCCGGACTACTCCCTGGGCGGCGCCGCCGGAGCGGCTGAAGAAGAGGTCTATCCAAAAGTCGACGCCCGCGGCAGCGTCGCCGGGATCATCGGCACCATCGCCACACTGGCCCTGCTGCTGGGTGTCTCGATCGTCCTCAAGCGGCCGCGGGGGCGCGGCGCTCGCCGCGGCGCCGCGCCACTGGGCGACGCGGTCTGA
- the cbiQ gene encoding cobalt ECF transporter T component CbiQ, which produces MHHSHIDRFAQGASVVHALDARTKLLAVLAYAAVLVSYDRHALWALAPMCVLPLGMLWLGQVPLWFALRRVAVLSPMIAVACLVSAFMNPQLFRLGLGPWHFTLSGGQITAINIAAKFVLALLALTALTGTTPFSQLLQAMRRLAMPRLLVMQLGLVYRYLFVLIDQAMRLRRCRDLRAGQAAPLGRKLAAAGSMAGSLLVRTIDRSQRVDLAMRARLFDGSSRSLATLRFTWTDAAALAAVGAYLVFCRLIYAKVL; this is translated from the coding sequence GTGCATCACAGCCACATAGACCGGTTCGCCCAGGGTGCCAGCGTCGTCCACGCCCTCGACGCCCGCACGAAGCTGCTAGCCGTTCTGGCGTATGCGGCCGTGCTCGTCAGTTACGACCGCCACGCGTTGTGGGCGCTGGCGCCGATGTGCGTCCTGCCGCTGGGGATGCTCTGGCTGGGGCAGGTGCCGCTGTGGTTCGCCCTGCGGCGGGTGGCCGTGCTGAGCCCGATGATCGCCGTCGCCTGCCTGGTCAGCGCGTTTATGAACCCGCAGCTATTTCGGCTTGGGCTGGGTCCGTGGCATTTCACCCTCAGCGGCGGGCAGATCACGGCGATCAACATCGCCGCAAAGTTCGTCCTGGCCCTGCTGGCGCTGACGGCGTTAACGGGTACGACGCCATTTTCGCAGTTGCTTCAGGCGATGCGCCGCCTGGCCATGCCGCGCCTGCTGGTGATGCAACTGGGCCTGGTGTACCGCTACCTGTTCGTGCTGATCGACCAGGCGATGCGCCTTCGCCGCTGCCGCGACCTGCGGGCGGGGCAGGCGGCGCCGCTGGGGCGCAAGTTGGCGGCCGCCGGCAGCATGGCCGGATCGCTGCTGGTGCGGACGATCGACCGCTCGCAGCGCGTGGACCTGGCGATGCGGGCGCGGTTGTTCGACGGCTCGTCGCGCAGCCTGGCGACGCTGCGCTTCACCTGGACCGACGCGGCCGCACTGGCGGCGGTGGGGGCGTACCTGGTCTTCTGCCGCCTGATTTACGCGAAGGTTCTTTGA
- a CDS encoding phosphoribosyltransferase: protein MVYRDRTDAGRKLAQALSDYRGKDALVLALPRGGVVVGYEVARELDAELDVLIVRKLGAPYNPEFGIGAIASGGARYLDSKAIAALHVPAAYIERVEQQERAELERRSRMYRGDRPGPQIEGRVVILVDDGMATGGTARVAVRAMRQANPGRLVLAVPVAPPGTVAVLAEDVDEIVCPQTPLGFSAIGQWYQSFEQSSDDEVIELLRRHAQQRQHAAQQ from the coding sequence ATGGTATACCGGGACCGGACCGACGCCGGAAGGAAGCTCGCTCAGGCCCTCAGCGATTACAGAGGCAAAGACGCGCTGGTGCTGGCGTTGCCGCGCGGCGGCGTCGTCGTCGGATACGAGGTCGCGCGCGAACTCGATGCCGAACTGGACGTGCTGATCGTTCGCAAACTCGGCGCCCCGTATAATCCTGAGTTCGGCATAGGGGCCATCGCCTCCGGGGGGGCGCGATATCTCGACTCCAAAGCCATCGCCGCCCTGCACGTGCCGGCGGCTTACATCGAACGCGTCGAGCAGCAGGAGCGCGCCGAACTCGAGCGTCGCAGCCGCATGTACCGCGGCGACCGACCTGGGCCCCAGATCGAGGGTCGCGTGGTCATTCTGGTCGATGACGGCATGGCCACCGGCGGAACGGCGCGGGTCGCCGTGCGGGCGATGCGGCAGGCGAACCCGGGGCGGCTGGTGCTGGCGGTGCCGGTGGCTCCGCCGGGCACAGTGGCGGTCTTGGCCGAGGACGTCGACGAGATCGTCTGCCCGCAGACGCCGCTGGGGTTCAGCGCCATCGGGCAGTGGTACCAGTCGTTCGAGCAGTCCAGCGATGACGAAGTCATCGAACTGCTCCGGCGACATGCTCAGCAGCGACAACACGCCGCTCAACAGTAG